In Aethina tumida isolate Nest 87 chromosome 2, icAetTumi1.1, whole genome shotgun sequence, the DNA window ttttcaaaaaaaattacttagctttgattttaattctaattccATATTGTGGATCCAAGACGCCTTTTTAGTGTTTTGAAATCtcttgtatattaattttacatgcaGAAAgtatatgataaatttaaaaaagtatgtttatactcaaaataaataaattttgattataaattagttgacaaagaaaataaaaaaacaaataaatagtatattctaagtgtttttttattgtaataataattttatatattcattctTTTTGCTTGatgaagtatatttttttaaataattacaaaggtttaaaaaaaaattacataacaattacattaattactatttttttatataaaaaaactacattGCTttgattctaattttataggtATATCTTATATTGAGACCTTGTTTTCATTGTGTGAGTaactattttacattaatttgcaatttatattacaatgcAAACAATATTCTAACTATTCAATAAACACTTTAAAGGTGTTGCGGGCAGGGATTTCCGTTTTTTGTGAAGACTTAAATCatacaaaaatagttttaaaaacagaTTTACTAAATTCacttagtattttaaaaatatattattactttaaaaaatagttttcactATTTCACCATACATggtacaataataacaaaaacattgaaaaaaacttatataattgcattaaattaatgataaagcATTACgtgattaaaaatgtttcagcTCATATGAGATACTTAAATCgtacaaaatagttttaaaaacagatttattaaattcacttagtaatttaaaaatatattattactttaaaaaatagtttttaattagtatcaCCATACATGATGCAATAATAaccaaaacattaaaaaaaatttatataattgcattaatttaaagataaaacattacgtgattaaaaaatgtttcagcTCGTGTGAGATATTCAGTTAGAGATAAACAATAAACctgtttcaaatttcccagtaggcaaattaaatagatttgcAAGAAAAAGTAGTGCATATTTCTTTCCATCGGTTTGATGAATCGAAGAGTTGGTCCGCTTCGTCCGGCATCGTAACCTGTCGCACgttttttccaaataattatACTTCAAAACGTGCTCTTCAGTCACCGCCTGATCACCATGAGAAATGCGCGCCTAACCAACTGGTTTGTTTACTGACCAGCATTCTAACAAGATGCAAACAACAGTGCTATGTTTCGTGATATTGTCGTCGTTGCACACGATTGCAGGACACTCGTGTCCTGCAGGAACCGACCTGGGGGACAACTACAATTACAAAAACGTATCGTCGGTGAATTGTGGCTGTGACAATCCCAGTTTGTGTTTTCGAAAATGCTGCAGGCCGGGTTTTCGAATTACCCGAGGGTTCTGCGTTAAGGACAACTCGAGTGACTTAACGTTTCCGGTGTACAGGGATAAGACGGTGTTCGTGAGGAATGTCACCGTAAACAAATACATGGCCGGTGTTAtggattgtaatttttttctcttcaAAAACGCAAATGGGGAGTCGTTGTACGTTCAAGAAAATAATCACTTGTGGACCAGCAGCAATAAAAGTTATGACTACCGTTACTTTTGTCTGGATTATTACACAGTTTATGGCAAAAGCGGATTCGGTGCCCTTATTTGTTTCCAAAAGGATGTGCAGAAggccatttataaaataggtattggcaaaatatttattgttgacaGTTCGTCGcccaaaattgataaaattgaaacaaatataataataaatcataggAAGCACacgtgtatttataatttatctttacactcaaattaaataattaatattattatgacaATAAGGTGACTatgataattaacattttactgTTCTAACACAGATAACTTATACTAATTTTACATTGTTCTTCTTTATTGCTTTTACtgtaaattagaataaactataacagaataataattaaataggtaGATAAATATTCGTTAGATATAAAAGAAATCGAATTCTTAGAATATTGaataatgctaaattttattacaattggtCGATCCACTTTTTTTTGGGAAAATATCCTAcaaccaaataaattaatgaagatattctattttaaattttgtgtcgTTTGGTATAAGAGCAGTCTTCCTCTTCCGTATCTTATTTTAGATATGCTTAGAataaactcaaatatttttgttcatagtttaattaaaatagtttgagTGTTTTCATCAtgttaataacttatttttcattaaaaccaCCGTCagttcaacattttttaaaattactgagCAAGTATCTTCTTTATTATGAACCTaatggtttaaataaaatttcactcGACCCAGATGTTGTCGATTACAGACAGAAgtgaacataaaattttaaaaattccttgAAGATGGCTCAATGggagtgtttttttttttggctcctgtaaaattatattacttaaagatttctcaattttaaaaatgaacatttaaataGACTCCCTAaaggtttattggtttatttgATTACATTTTGTTTCACACTGGGCACCCTCTAAATGGGAACTAATATTTCCATCCatcatttcaatattcttaaaGTAACTGATGTGTTGTTTGTTCGTTAATCGTGTCAATGCGTAAGAAAACCTAATggccaatttaataaattgttttgtttttatttcgtaCAATATACAGGCTTATTCacctaaaatattgattagaaattttatgtagaaaaggaaatgatattaatttgaaatttttcagtggaataccctgtatatttttggattttaaattctacatttaaTTACACATAAAATGGCTATAACATatcctattaatatttttctaaaaattttgacatattgaactaaaatgttcataaagtactgccaaattttaatactggaaaattcatttttgacataaatattaattaaggatCATCCTATAAAGAGCCATTATTAATActgcttaattttatacagagtgatcgttatttacttttaattttgtgcatattaataataaaataactgataTATTGTTTGTTCAATAATCCTGTCAATGCACAGGAAAACCTAATGaccaatttactaaattatttttttttgtacaatataaacctaaaatattcattagaaattttatgaaaaaaaggaaaaaatattttttaatcctgtttatttttggattctaaattctatatataattacatataaaatggcTATAACATGTCATATACCTAacctcaatattttttgagatattaatccttttctaaaaattttgacagattgatggACTTGCTAAAATAACCATAAAGTACTGCCAAATTTTGATACTGGAAAgcacatttttaacataaacattaattaagaatCATTCTATAAGCAGCCACTATTAGtactaccaaattttatacagagtaatcgttatttactattaattttgtgcataataataataataataaagtatctgatgtattgtttgtttattaatcgtGTCAATGCATAGAAAAACCTAATggccaatttaataaattgttttgttttttttcccTACAATATACAGGTTTATTcatctaaaatattcattagaaattttatggaGAAAAGGGAAAGgtaatgatttgaaatttttatgtaacttGAACTACTTTTGTAATAACGTCAACATTGTTACTTTCAATGAaacatcctgtatatttttggattttaaattctacatataattacatataaaatgacTATAACATGTCCTATATCTAAACTCCatatttttagagaaattaatttttttctaaaaattttgacaaattgataGACTATCTAAAATGTCCATAAAGTACtgccaaattttaatactggaaagttcatttttgacatAAACATGAACTAAGGATCATCCTATAAAGAGCCATTATTAATActgccaaattttatacagagtaatcgttatttacttttaattttgtgcataataataataaagttaggGATGTTTTGacatgcacaaaattaaataaaaacaaagaacaCTCTGTACAAATGTaggtgtattaataataacgcTTTCTAGAATAGGCTTGGTTAACCTATAtaccaaaaattaacttttcaacatcaaaattggttgatttacagacattttaattagaccATCTgccaaaatttttagaaaaacatgagctaaaatttcaaatcaatacattttttcgttctcaattaaataaattaataagataattgAACCGCCCTGTATAAATAGGTTTTATCTAGAAGCGTTTTAAAATCATGTTAAAGATAATGATATCAACATATTATTAACAGGTGCATTGAACATTacgcaataaatttatttttaaaatttacacatttattctagagttttgtaattaattttttatttacgaaaCCATAGTGGCTTTATCGTATTGGTAACCTTGTATCTATCCGGAAAACAATGTTAATGAACAATAATagattattctatttttttttttgtatttctctGAGAatctaaacatttatttcagaCTTAAACACTCtgtcttaaaattttgatcacAGTCACATGTCTAGAGGCATAATTTGATGCTTTCTAGAATCTCTTAAATAACGGAACTGATTGCCAATACATGTATTCAATCTAAACCGTTATTCAATATGGGCCGATGAATAAATGCCACAAAAAgtcatctaaatatttatgttctgATACCCCGTCCCATGTATTTAGAAATTACGAATTATAATGACTTAATAAAGGACGTAACatgtaataattatctatttttagcATAAGAAACcccgtaattaaatttctaatgaatcATAATCCtaacaataacattatttattgtatatattactaCTATATAACGACAATGggatttaaatactcaaaacGAGAATTCCACATAAACATTTCGTTGTgtactttataaattagagTACTAACTGTAAAACGTGCACTTgacattattcaaaataaagaaacaaatattatttaccataTTCATCTGAAAAGTTTCCGTTGGTTATAAATCCAGCCACGGCGAttgtattatgttaaataGCCTCAAGCAAAAATTGGTTCAGTgtgcaaattaattattaactttcacCTAAGTAAATGTTTCTTGTTCGCGAAATGTTTcaggttttaattattatagtgtACATAGGTACAACATTCAAGACTCTTACGCAAAATGCAATTGCGTTTGCGATTTACGCAATTCGCCAATTTTGAGAATGACCGCATTGTTGTCGGTTCATTCAAGATTATAGATTTACGAAGTTAATTGTATGTCAATGTCtgtaaaaattacttactATGATTTTTATCTTTCTAATGAAGACGACCGAACATGTTTTAGATTAGTAAATAGCTTTCCAATTTGTTTCTGTATCTATTACAACTAATAAACGGTCCAGAAACCTTTGGCAACTAATTTGACAAGCATGTTATAATACGCTGATGTACGATAAATAGTGGAGCTTTACTGCAGTGTATATTAGGgtcataatattatattattttacatcatGCTTCGACATACTAATGAATATCTAATGATAATTACGATCCTTTATTTATACCACTTCTCACCCATCGGAATTTAATGGTGATTAATAAACTGCAGGTTTATTCGGTACAAtagaattcaattaataatcaaatttaccaTGCCCTGGTGTTGAAACCAGTtgcgtgttttatttttaaccccCACACTACCCGTTCACTGTAAAGTATAATAACTAGGTCGTTCCCCAATTCCCACAAACGCTCGGTAAtagaattactaattttttcaaaaatttaatggaattgTGGGTGTTGAATGCGTATTTATAGATTATAGGATCAAATCTCAATTATGTGTTACGATACCGAGTAACCTCTCAGCTGTTGAtatcatttaaaagtttaaaaatacatcTTGGTAATGTTTACATTTTGAAGATTGAAAAAACCACCACGTTGGAAATATCCCCtggttgttattattaaaacaaaatttttagccatttttttaatacactttACTCATTTGTGTGgaatatacattaaaacgataatgttcaaattaaaattattactttttaagctGATAAAAAACATACATGTAGGTCAATTATGTCCATACTGTTTTGAGATTACAGATATGGAAGCAGGAAAaccacaatattaattttttttataaacacaatATGTAAGTTAacattaaaccaaatcatTCTTAACAAtagtaatgaaaataataatatacagtatttaaatgtttataaatacaacgaaataattattattgtttaataaatatttattaatttactatatacACATATTCTACaataaaatggattttaataaatgaatttcagAATATTAATCATCAAATATCTAATGATGAGTATTTAATTACACGGATATACATAAGAAATTGATCAGATATTTCTGACTCTCAATTTTTACAAacgtttttatgttaataatacattCTTGTTTATGCTGTATGCATTCGACTGAATGTCAAGGAGTGTCACCACAACAAaggcatattttaaattcaaggaAACTGGTACAAAAATGccgttaaaaaaatgttaatcagtcctaaaataattaatcttatcacatacatatatatatatatatatatatatatatatatatatatatatatatatatatatatatatattttgttctttaatttCAGGTATGCTGATATCCATTCCATTCCTCTTCCTAACATTACTGGTTCATTGCATCTTACCTGAAAAAAATCTGCATATGAAGGCTCTTATGTGCTACGTTACAAATTTGATGTTGTCTTACATTATGCTGGTTACCATTGAACTCTCAGAAGGATTTTCAACAGGCGTTTGCACTTTCCTaggtaattacaaaaaattttaaattatttcagtgtGTCATGTAATGGCACATtttacagtaaattaaataataaaattagatatttaatctaaaaaaatgaatattatcgaATCTTTTggagaagttttaatattaaactgctttcaacatttttatcatattcataaaatctgagtaaaaataatactcgTTGTCCTTGAGTTAGGACATATTtattcagtaaaatattttattacttttagttagtatttaaatataagatgTTTCTAATATAGGTAATCAAAATTAAGGAACATCTAAGTTTTAACaaccaaatataaattataaaaaatttctataatttgctCTTTGGTCTAATCGTATTTCAACTTTAGAAACAccctatataaaaatattgaaatgttttaactcAAATATAAcgtgtattatatttattatataagatataatgatatgataaaaaatgttgagagTAATCTCATACtaataatctatattttattagattaaatatttaattttatttgtttattatttactgtaGAAggtgagaaaaaaatatttagaatttcttCTATTTATCTGTACATTATTCATATCATactgttttattatagttttaattattaaacaaattttttgtttgttttaggtTTTACATGTCTATTTTGCTTCATATCCTCAATTTTCTGGATTAATGTAATTTGCATCGATATCTGGCTTACTTTTAGGtaagtttcataaaaatactaaatataaaaattacttaaaacttcttcaattaatgaatattaataattattattttagcgGAAAACTGGGAGTGCATGGAAGTAGAAATGAGGGTAGACGAGTCTTATTTTATTCTGCATACGCTGTATTAGCACCAGTTATTTTGATActaatcacatttttaattaaccagtATGGTGATAGCACCAAAGATTACCATCCTGGTATTGGTGGAGGCCAATGTTTTTTGAAAAGTAagttaacttttatttcagacatcatttctatttatttatttatcaaaatatatctcTTTTgcttcattaattatattaatgctATTTCAGCGAAATGGccgtatttatattacttcCATTTGCCAATGGGAATATTGCTAACcgttaatattacattattcacACTCACAGCCATTAAAATTCGTCAAGCAAAACGGGAGACCAAAGTACTCAAGAGAGATGATAATAGAACCACATCCGAAAACTCTAAGAAGTgagtataaaatgttaataatttgtttaaatatttaaaaagtatagaaattaaaactaattataatgatttgtttaattgtttggCGAAACTCATTTGCAAAAcacataaatcataattaaattaaattaaattatatttgaaaatgaattttctatTAGACTTTGACTGTTGCCCTATGTAATAgtcattaagaaataaatgataaaaataactaaaacaggtttttaaataataatcctcACTGTGATTcatggaataaaatatgtgtatacaAAAAGCAATTGTAATGACACgagatgtaatattaatcatattcACACTCCTACTTCTTATTTTGTATCTACTttatactattaatattaattattaatgaatgttttGTCCCTCAGATATGTGTGTAAAACTATTAACATGGTCAACAAATAATTCCAAAtcttattttagtatttttaggtTCAATCTTTATCTAAAACTTCTCTTTGCAATGGGTGTGAACTGGTCTTTGGAAACCATATCATGGGCCCTGGAAACATTTGCCACCGTTCCCAAAGAAATATTCTACGTCACCGACTTCTGCAATGCCATTTATGGATTACtgatattcttaattttcgtCTGTAAGAAGAGAACTTGGAagatattaaagaaaaggtaTGGCTCACGTTCGTATTATAGCGCCTTCACAATTTGTTCAACAGTATCCAGAACTAGTTTGAATCTTTTTTTGATTACaacttttagatttttgtggataaaacaaaagaaacaggTACAAGCGGTACAAACAGTGATAACCGGAAGTTCATGACTTGATAGTCTACAAGCTGCAATTTGGCAGTAAGTCATTTGAATTGGAGATATGCCACATGCACTGGGTGTTTGatctactaaaattttattcgatAGCTTGGTCTCAATATACATATGTCTAAAATGTCTCGTATactatttaattgaatgtttGTGGTGTTTAAAGAGATTAAATGTagttagaattataaaaaatattgaaacctTGCTatctgtaaatttatttgaatgcaATTGGTTATGGTATATTAACTCCAATTCTAGAattgatttgttaatatttctctccaataaacaaattgtaaataattacaactTTGGTGGAAGAACTTGCTACTAACAAGCATGGATAAAGTTGCACACTAGTTTATATTTCAAGTGGTTATTCTGGTTTTTTGGATTTTGGACACGAAAatcatttctttttataatactatgcactatgtattttttttaatactattacATCAACCTTCAATTATATTctaatgtttttcaaaaattattattactaattaagtttctaaatatattcagCTAAGAATGGTTTAGTGTAATGGTGTGATAATATTCGGGATTATCAACAATAACTGTACCAATTTATTTCTACTATAAACCATTTTTAGAAGttcatttcttttattgtaacattttcaatcgttataatatatatttaacaaataacatttttcagaTATTACCAATTCCTTGGAAGATCTCACTTGGCACACAGCATGAGTACCACCAACCAGAGTACCAGGATAACGAGTGTTTCAATAAGTGATGCTCCTACTAATGGTGAAATGAGAAATGCTGAATCCATACGTTTATCCAAAAGAGCAAATTAACGAACATAATCAAAAAATCTTTGTGGTAAAACATTAAGGAGTTTGAATTTAATCCCAGACAGTTCGTATTTTATTCATACCTGtgtataaacattaataattatgcttGAATTTAGTAatacaaaacatatttattcgtgttagttatcaattaatttattaaacatatgttcgttaatttatatgtatttttcgaaataatttattttattaaaataaattaaaatctggaGCGAAAgtacaataataaagtaaaaaactgcgtagtttttgaattatgaTAAACAGATAATGGCTTTCAAGTCTAAAACATATAAGCCAATATACTtccaaaaaattttacttgCATTACCTagtcaatattttgtaattttagaacttaaaacatatatacatttaattagcaTTTACATGtttcttggaattttattcGAATATCATTAAGAAAcagaaattaaatcatttttaactatCATTAATGCTTATAAACATGACAATTACTTATATAAtagatatacatatatttgtaggtatattaatgtgttgtgtttttattattttcatgttacagaccaaaatatagaaatatacattcaaaatatagtatttttatatacaagtttagtttattaaGGTTTATCTGAGATCCGTTTTTTgtattatctcaaaatatattagagtATTAAATGGTTACATAATCTTTGACACTTGTCTTAAtggttgttaaaaattaatgcacGCATTGTATTTATATGTGTTACAGCTacggattattttattagtagtaGTTTCGTAAGTACCTTTCACCATTTACTTTCTATGCacacttattataaataaaatatatattatatagacTCATCATATATTATGGATTATTCTGAGAATGTTTCATATAAAGTAGGGGTTGTTGCAATGTGCAAATTTGATTCTGCTTTAGCaccaacatttaaaaatcaattgataatataaaatattttttagatatttgtcGTTCATTTGGCTATTTTTATTCCTTCACATATTGGTCTCATCcccaaattattttacttatcaaTATCATATCATATGTATTCaccttatattttaaaactttgttttaatttattttgattctgtattcttaaaaattgtggAATTTAAGAATTCtagataaatgttatttagaaGGTGATAAACTAAAACATTTAGGTAGGTAAATACaatactatattattaaaattgttgttttattacaaattatatttacacctgtatatctaaaaaaactaaatctaAACTAAGCAAAAGCATCTTCACGATCAGCTCCAGCCCCATCACCATCTTCTAATGAggagaaatttaagaaatgagCTGGTCTGTGAACTTCATGATAAAACTCCTTAGGATTAGCTAATTGTAATTCGTACTTCATACTTGGATCGTGACGTACACCTAAAATAAaggataaaatgaaaattaactttatgttcaatataaatctttttacATGACACTTACCCATGAAATTGTAATTCCATGATCCTTGCGACGGCACCATAAAGAATCCCAGGAATCTGTCCGACAGCAACATCTGAACCTTTTCATAATGGCTGGGCAAATATCCCTTTGGATTGTTTCCTTTGTCAGTATTTTGTCGGCCCCACTCAAAACCTGAAGGGGTCAACTTGTACGCCGTCAGGGAACATGATCCCGGAGTGAACGAACAAGTGATAATAACCGTCTTTTCGCCATCCCATGTGGGATTGTCAGACATCAGCTTGGCGTGTGTGGTAATATCCTGAGGGGAAAGTTGGGGTAATTCATTGGGTTGAGTATGAATCCAACCCAGGGGCTCCATGTCCTTCAAGAACGGATGATTTGGTGGTGTGTTTGGTATGTGCACTGTCTGGTGAGTGCCCCACTGAGGTGGCAGCACCAAGCAGCGCAATTCCTTAACTTGAGGATTGTCTGGAGGGCTGACGCCGTAGAGGAATGCGCAAATCtgcaaaaaaatagtaatgaaTGGCTTGGCTTATTATAATTGCAACATAAATCAATCATGGTGAAGTTATTCAGATATGCAGTATCCAACTAATGCCTTATTGACCTACGTCAACGTCAGAATTAGTTGTCAGCCCACAGTATTGACTGATTTCAGGACCCCTGCGAATTTCATCACAATAACTACTAATTTCaatctgtatataaaatataaattatacttacttGTGCACGAAGGTC includes these proteins:
- the LOC109607085 gene encoding G-protein coupled receptor Mth2 isoform X3, encoding MIVMKVFLVMTVCSLFELISGGKCPKFDSLSDYRYKNVSSVNCGCDKKSGCLRKCCGPGFHLIRNFCKKDNSSDFVIPVHKGDVMVKNLTVTNYIAGVMNCSVYFLRKTKKETFYIQENFEIWTSPHNTVHVPDEFCVDYYVLGNNTGLGALVCFPQQMHKAVYNIGMLISIPFLFLTLLVHCILPEKNLHMKALMCYVTNLMLSYIMLVTIELSEGFSTGVCTFLGFTCLFCFISSIFWINVICIDIWLTFSGKLGVHGSRNEGRRVLFYSAYAVLAPVILILITFLINQYGDSTKDYHPGIGGGQCFLKTKWPYLYYFHLPMGILLTVNITLFTLTAIKIRQAKRETKVLKRDDNRTTSENSKKFNLYLKLLFAMGVNWSLETISWALETFATVPKEIFYVTDFCNAIYGLLIFLIFVCKKRTWKILKKRYYQFLGRSHLAHSMSTTNQSTRITSVSISDAPTNGEMRNAESIRLSKRAN
- the LOC109607085 gene encoding G-protein coupled receptor Mth2 isoform X4 — encoded protein: MIVMKVFLVMTVCSLFELISGGKCPKFDSLSDYRYKNVSSVNCGCDKKSGCLRKCCGPGFHLIRNFCKKDNSSDFVIPVHKGDVMVKNLTVTNYIAGVMNCSVYFLRKTKKETFYIQENFEIWTSPHNTVHVPDEFCVDYYVLGNNTGLGALVCFPQQMHKAVYNIGMLISIPFLFLTLLVHCILPEKNLHMKALMCYVTNLMLSYIMLVTIELSEGFSTGVCTFLGFTCLFCFISSIFWINVICIDIWLTFSGKLGVHGSRNEGRRVLFYSAYAVLAPVILILITFLINQYGDSTKDYHPGIGGGQCFLKTKWPYLYYFHLPMGILLTVNITLFTLTAIKIRQAKRETKVLKRDDNRTTSENSKNIFRFNLYLKLLFAMGVNWSLETISWALETFATVPKEIFYVTDFCNAIYGLLIFLIFVCKKRTWKILKKRFLWIKQKKQVQAVQTVITGSS